Proteins encoded by one window of Nitrospirota bacterium:
- a CDS encoding zf-TFIIB domain-containing protein has product MSDLQEKGYNKEEEYFYKQNRELIEKRRRELDAKRKAQQQQVHPHWMKCPKCGADMTEIERQGIKVDQCGQCGGIYFDRGELELLLDAKEQRGFLGGLKSLFK; this is encoded by the coding sequence ATGTCAGACCTGCAGGAGAAGGGCTACAACAAGGAAGAAGAGTATTTCTACAAACAGAACAGAGAACTCATCGAAAAACGGCGGCGGGAACTCGACGCGAAACGCAAGGCCCAACAACAGCAGGTTCACCCGCACTGGATGAAGTGCCCCAAGTGCGGCGCGGACATGACGGAGATCGAGCGCCAGGGCATCAAGGTGGATCAATGTGGTCAGTGCGGAGGGATTTATTTTGACCGCGGGGAACTCGAACTGCTGCTCGATGCGAAGGAGCAGAGAGGGTTTCTCGGCGGGCTGAAGTCGTTGTTCAAATAA